Genomic segment of bacterium:
GGGCTACAAAATGTGATATTATCAGCTAAAAGACTTAATCCAAAGAGAATTATTACTATTTTTGGTTGTGGCGGAGATAGAGATAGAGAGAAAAGACCACAAATGGGTAAAATCGCCACAGACCTGAGTAATTGGACGATAATTACCAGTGATAATCCAAGAAATGAAGACCCAGAGGCGATTATTAAAGAAATTGAGGCAGGAATTGAAGGTAAGGCATACGAAGTGGTAATCGACCGAGACCAGGCAATCACCAGGGCATTAGATTACGCAAAACAAGGAGACCTAATCCTTATTGCTGGTAAAGGACATGAGACTTACCAGATAT
This window contains:
- a CDS encoding cyanophycin synthetase, encoding MGYGLVEGIDIQTIKQGIESLSGVRGRFELVEKGQDFTVVIDYAHTPDGLQNVILSAKRLNPKRIITIFGCGGDRDREKRPQMGKIATDLSNWTIITSDNPRNEDPEAIIKEIEAGIEGKAYEVVIDRDQAITRALDYAKQGDLILIAGKGHETYQIFKDKTIHFDDREVVEKLLKNY